One Gimesia aquarii DNA segment encodes these proteins:
- a CDS encoding efflux RND transporter periplasmic adaptor subunit, producing the protein MSRKYILIMVFAVVGLGSYFFLSGAPLPVDVTVAETGEIKAFIEERAKTSLPRIYRIAMPLDGRILPITVSEDQAVTKGQVVATMDTSDLDAEIAKAKYRVEQFAKKIIEQADNRLEDNSLMQFDEFLKSMDLTVEAASKQQEASKAKWQFSRDEFDRKYALYQKKALSESELNESDLFRKESEVDYQKDILTWRSLQAVQSAMQIGKISILKYKEKKELTEAVLQEERKEALSQLEQLLRDRKRATMRSPINGTILTKNYSNERTLPAGEILLEIGRLENLEVEADVLSQYVGNIQIGSLVDIEGPAIGTQPVQGKVKRIYPKGFTKISSLGVEQQRVKVIISFNQDIWKQLKQQNRDLGTDFRVRVKIYTEIKKDAIKVSRAALFRNGSGDWQAFLVRNNKTVLVDVEPGVMNDFDAEIRSGVKAGDQLIIAPSMNLAPGQYVKPNIIKNL; encoded by the coding sequence GTGTCCCGAAAATATATATTGATAATGGTATTCGCAGTGGTTGGGCTGGGAAGTTACTTTTTTTTGTCAGGGGCTCCCCTGCCCGTTGATGTCACCGTGGCGGAGACAGGAGAGATCAAAGCCTTCATTGAAGAACGTGCGAAAACGTCTCTTCCCCGAATCTATCGCATTGCCATGCCATTAGACGGTCGTATTTTGCCTATTACCGTTTCTGAAGATCAAGCAGTGACGAAAGGTCAAGTCGTCGCGACAATGGATACTTCGGATCTGGATGCGGAAATTGCAAAAGCAAAATATCGTGTAGAACAGTTTGCAAAGAAAATCATTGAACAGGCAGATAACCGCCTGGAAGATAATTCTCTGATGCAGTTTGATGAGTTTCTCAAATCGATGGATCTGACGGTCGAAGCTGCCAGCAAACAACAGGAGGCCAGTAAAGCGAAATGGCAGTTTTCCAGAGATGAATTTGATCGTAAATACGCGCTCTATCAAAAGAAGGCACTCTCTGAAAGTGAACTCAATGAGTCCGACTTGTTTCGAAAAGAGAGTGAAGTCGATTACCAGAAAGACATTTTGACATGGCGTTCTTTACAGGCCGTTCAAAGCGCCATGCAAATTGGAAAAATATCGATTCTGAAATACAAAGAGAAAAAAGAGCTGACCGAAGCTGTTTTACAGGAAGAGCGAAAAGAGGCGCTCTCTCAACTAGAGCAATTACTGCGCGACCGCAAACGAGCCACAATGCGTAGCCCCATCAATGGAACCATTCTTACGAAAAATTATTCAAACGAACGGACTCTCCCAGCCGGTGAAATTCTACTGGAAATTGGGAGACTGGAAAACCTGGAAGTGGAGGCCGATGTGCTTTCCCAATATGTCGGCAATATTCAAATTGGTTCTCTTGTCGATATCGAAGGGCCAGCTATTGGAACTCAGCCCGTTCAGGGAAAAGTCAAACGCATCTATCCCAAAGGTTTCACGAAAATTTCATCCTTGGGTGTTGAACAACAACGAGTCAAAGTCATTATCAGTTTCAACCAGGATATCTGGAAACAACTCAAACAGCAAAATCGAGATTTGGGGACCGATTTTCGTGTACGCGTTAAAATCTATACCGAAATTAAGAAAGACGCTATTAAAGTTTCGCGGGCGGCGCTTTTTCGCAATGGTTCGGGTGACTGGCAGGCGTTTCTAGTACGAAATAATAAGACCGTTCTGGTTGATGTCGAACCCGGAGTGATGAACGATTTTGATGCAGAAATCCGTTCGGGGGTGAAAGCCGGAGATCAACTCATTATCGCACCGAGTATGAATTTGGCGCCCGGCCAATACGTTAAACCCAACATCATTAAAAATCTCTAA
- a CDS encoding TolB family protein, whose amino-acid sequence MMKHLVFACFYCMTSLVVHHFNSSPIAADEEAKVNRTRFYIAAQDGKDATLFLVPGDFHNVGSPAFSSDGQKLAFDGWKSQNGESFSNVQIIVANADGSNMKVIGPGAMPSWSPGGNRIAFSQPSPYGVAIMNADGSQIKVIQERGWGAQWSPDGRKIAYSISDSGKANIQIYDLIEETKSLVFPPGESPYSSLYWNMSWSPDSNWLCFKGRNAAKKTYEVGTVNVAGMKEGFKVHYKNKKAPSADFAWHPQGDKIIFFPNLTPAALFQFNPAEDKDPEPFNTVVKGKVNGGVCFTPDGQNLLFTVRGEE is encoded by the coding sequence ATGATGAAACATCTCGTATTTGCCTGTTTCTATTGTATGACGAGTCTGGTGGTTCATCACTTCAATAGTTCTCCGATAGCCGCGGACGAAGAAGCAAAAGTCAACAGGACTCGATTTTACATTGCCGCTCAAGACGGAAAAGATGCTACGCTCTTTTTAGTACCCGGTGACTTTCATAATGTTGGCTCCCCTGCTTTCTCATCCGATGGTCAGAAATTGGCCTTTGACGGCTGGAAGTCTCAAAATGGTGAAAGCTTCTCAAATGTGCAAATCATTGTTGCGAATGCAGATGGTAGTAACATGAAAGTCATCGGACCTGGCGCGATGCCCAGTTGGTCTCCCGGTGGAAATCGAATCGCTTTTTCACAGCCTTCCCCGTATGGCGTTGCGATTATGAACGCAGACGGTTCCCAGATTAAAGTGATTCAAGAACGAGGCTGGGGAGCGCAGTGGTCACCCGATGGTCGAAAAATTGCATATAGCATTTCTGATTCGGGAAAAGCAAATATCCAGATTTATGATTTAATCGAAGAGACCAAAAGTCTGGTGTTTCCCCCAGGAGAAAGCCCTTACTCAAGCTTGTACTGGAACATGAGCTGGTCTCCTGACAGTAACTGGCTTTGTTTTAAAGGTCGTAACGCAGCTAAAAAAACATATGAAGTAGGCACTGTCAATGTAGCTGGCATGAAGGAGGGCTTCAAAGTTCATTACAAAAACAAGAAAGCCCCATCTGCTGACTTTGCATGGCACCCTCAAGGGGACAAGATCATTTTCTTCCCGAATTTAACACCAGCGGCACTCTTTCAATTCAATCCAGCGGAAGACAAAGACCCCGAGCCATTTAATACAGTGGTAAAAGGAAAAGTGAACGGTGGTGTCTGCTTCACTCCTGACGGACAGAACCTATTGTTTACCGTGAGGGGCGAAGAGTAA
- a CDS encoding DUF1501 domain-containing protein produces the protein MSCSANSLQITQSRRSFLQAGFLTLGGLGLGDLLRLRTAAASPAKTAPDTSIILIWLQGGPSHMETYDLKPDAPVEYRGEFNPIHTEVPGMDICEMLPLHAKVADRFTIIRSISHGFANHAGGAGRFLSGRDPLRPLDPIAQFPTIGPIVSRMRDHVNHGIPNYIGNQPRVYGGGSAYLGESALPFVVGADPNRSNFQVPNITMDEKLKNRLDDRMLLLTSFDQMRRDLDQSGSLESMDQFNRRALEMLTSDRARNAFDMTQESDATREKYGRHKWGQRALLARRLVEAGSSFVTMQMQNPSTPGSAGNWDIHAVNGHLYDDMRGRLPIFDRAVSALIEDIYERGLDEKVMVIVSGEFGRTPRINPQKGTRSKVMQPGRDHWPGAMSVLVSGGGMKMGQVIGSTTANGAYAKDNKLDPNDLLSTVYRFLGIDQNHEFLDHSGRPMPILPKGKPIVELT, from the coding sequence ATGAGTTGTTCTGCAAATTCGCTCCAGATAACTCAATCACGGCGCTCATTCCTGCAAGCAGGATTTCTTACTTTAGGTGGCTTAGGATTGGGAGATTTGCTGCGGCTGAGAACTGCAGCAGCCTCGCCCGCAAAAACGGCGCCTGATACATCGATCATTCTGATTTGGCTGCAGGGTGGTCCCAGCCATATGGAAACCTATGATCTCAAGCCGGATGCCCCCGTCGAATATCGTGGAGAATTCAATCCCATTCATACTGAAGTACCGGGTATGGATATTTGTGAGATGCTCCCGCTGCATGCGAAAGTGGCAGATCGCTTTACGATTATTCGCTCAATCTCACATGGCTTTGCGAATCATGCCGGTGGGGCAGGGCGTTTCCTTTCTGGTCGTGATCCATTAAGACCACTGGATCCTATAGCTCAGTTTCCGACAATCGGGCCGATTGTCTCCCGGATGCGCGACCATGTGAATCATGGCATTCCCAATTACATTGGTAATCAACCGCGCGTCTATGGGGGAGGCAGTGCTTATCTGGGAGAGTCAGCATTACCATTTGTAGTAGGCGCTGATCCAAACCGGAGTAATTTCCAGGTTCCCAATATCACTATGGATGAGAAGCTCAAGAATCGTCTTGATGATCGCATGCTGCTATTGACCTCCTTTGATCAGATGCGTCGTGACCTGGATCAGAGCGGTTCTTTAGAATCCATGGATCAATTTAATCGTCGTGCCTTGGAGATGCTCACCAGTGATCGAGCCCGTAACGCTTTTGACATGACGCAGGAAAGCGATGCGACCCGAGAAAAATATGGTCGTCACAAATGGGGACAACGTGCATTACTTGCTCGTAGACTGGTTGAAGCCGGCAGTAGTTTTGTAACGATGCAGATGCAAAATCCCAGTACTCCAGGTAGTGCAGGAAACTGGGATATCCATGCGGTCAACGGTCACTTGTATGATGATATGCGGGGACGGCTACCGATCTTTGACCGCGCGGTTTCCGCTCTGATTGAAGATATCTATGAGCGGGGTCTCGATGAAAAAGTGATGGTCATCGTTTCGGGAGAGTTTGGGCGTACGCCACGAATCAATCCTCAAAAGGGAACTCGTTCGAAAGTGATGCAACCCGGACGCGACCATTGGCCCGGTGCGATGTCTGTTTTAGTGTCAGGTGGTGGTATGAAAATGGGGCAGGTGATCGGTTCTACGACCGCCAATGGAGCCTACGCGAAAGATAACAAGTTGGATCCCAACGATTTGCTGTCAACAGTTTATCGTTTTCTGGGTATCGACCAGAACCATGAATTTCTCGATCACAGCGGTCGACCAATGCCGATTCTTCCCAAAGGCAAACCCATTGTCGAGTTGACCTGA
- a CDS encoding sugar phosphate isomerase/epimerase family protein, with the protein MFVAASSRCFSDESFEVSCERLTDLEFDKIEIWMDEESDHLKPSEVVDSPEDFYSRFREATRLTPIAFCLENDITPEMFQSLCKTAKLMRIAQITIPSSPLGTPFNSEIDRLKTLLEIASRDGICLSIKTKTGQLTEDPRTATELCQSVKGLGITLDPSYYTCGPYSNTSYDLIFPYVCHVHLRDSTSDQVQVPVGLGEIDYSRLISQLEREEYNQFLSVEVLPSLLNGVDRALELRKLRLLLESVVI; encoded by the coding sequence GTGTTTGTAGCTGCATCATCACGTTGTTTTTCGGATGAATCGTTCGAAGTCAGTTGTGAACGATTAACGGATCTGGAATTTGACAAAATTGAGATCTGGATGGATGAAGAGAGTGATCATCTGAAGCCATCCGAGGTGGTCGATTCTCCGGAAGATTTCTATTCACGTTTTCGGGAAGCCACGCGGTTGACTCCGATTGCCTTTTGTCTGGAAAATGACATTACCCCCGAGATGTTTCAATCGTTGTGTAAAACGGCGAAGCTGATGCGAATTGCTCAGATTACAATTCCTTCTTCTCCTCTGGGAACACCTTTTAATTCCGAAATCGATCGCTTGAAAACGCTACTGGAAATTGCCAGTCGCGATGGTATTTGTCTTTCGATCAAAACAAAAACCGGCCAGCTCACCGAAGACCCACGAACAGCGACAGAACTATGTCAGTCTGTTAAAGGTTTAGGCATTACATTGGACCCTAGTTATTATACCTGTGGTCCTTACAGCAATACTTCTTATGATTTAATTTTTCCCTATGTCTGCCACGTCCATTTAAGAGATTCCACCAGCGATCAAGTTCAAGTGCCCGTGGGATTGGGTGAAATTGATTACAGTCGATTGATCAGCCAACTCGAACGAGAGGAATATAATCAGTTTCTTTCAGTGGAAGTCCTACCATCCTTACTGAACGGTGTAGATCGCGCTTTAGAGCTTCGTAAGTTACGACTCCTATTGGAATCAGTTGTGATCTAA
- a CDS encoding sulfatase: MHNSAKSLHLMLLALLLCPALSLRTASAHKPNVLFIAADDLRCDLACYGHPLAKTPYLDQLAKRGVLFKQAYCQQALCNPSRASIMTGRRPDSLKIWDLPTHFREVKPEIVTLPQLFKQQGYFTQNIGKIFHNWRQNIQGDPASWSVPAVMHYATHGSDKPIISKNEELPVNLAKVLKTERRDVPDSAYFDGRIADLAVSALQELKKKEMPFFLAVGFWKPHLPFNPPEKYWKLYDRSPITAPKNPTPPKNVPQVALHNGRELLGTKGRKLTTKEVIELRKGYLAGISYLDAQVGKVIDELDRLGLGDNTIIVFWSDHGFHLGEHGLWCKTSNFENDAHVPLMISVPKMKQEGTASKALVELLDLYPTLVELCNLPDPGPLEGKSLVPLLNDPTQKGKAAAYTQHPRPAYYKGSPRLMGVSVRTPRYRYTEWRDFKTGAVEARELYDHSVDPNENTNIAESPSDDVLFQKAVKLLEKQFPRKKLNRVHSQ, translated from the coding sequence ATGCACAATTCAGCTAAATCCTTGCATCTAATGCTGCTCGCCTTACTGCTCTGCCCTGCTCTTTCTTTACGTACTGCATCTGCACATAAACCAAATGTGTTGTTCATCGCTGCAGATGATTTGCGGTGTGATCTGGCCTGCTACGGTCACCCTTTAGCCAAAACTCCCTACCTGGATCAACTGGCAAAACGTGGTGTTCTTTTCAAGCAAGCCTACTGCCAGCAGGCGTTATGCAATCCGTCACGGGCTTCAATCATGACCGGTCGCAGACCAGACTCTTTAAAAATATGGGATTTGCCAACCCATTTTCGCGAAGTCAAACCAGAGATTGTCACACTACCTCAGTTATTCAAACAACAGGGATATTTCACACAGAACATCGGAAAAATTTTCCACAACTGGAGGCAGAATATTCAAGGGGATCCGGCATCATGGTCTGTGCCTGCAGTCATGCATTATGCAACTCATGGCAGTGACAAACCGATTATCAGCAAAAACGAAGAGCTGCCTGTGAATCTGGCCAAAGTACTAAAAACGGAACGTCGCGATGTACCTGACTCTGCTTACTTCGATGGGCGCATCGCTGATCTTGCCGTTAGTGCCTTACAGGAACTCAAAAAGAAGGAGATGCCTTTCTTCTTAGCGGTTGGATTCTGGAAACCACATTTGCCCTTTAATCCTCCGGAAAAATACTGGAAGCTTTATGATCGGAGTCCGATTACTGCTCCTAAAAATCCCACGCCGCCCAAAAATGTTCCCCAAGTTGCCTTGCATAATGGCCGTGAACTGCTGGGAACGAAAGGTAGAAAGTTAACGACAAAAGAAGTCATCGAACTACGCAAAGGCTATCTGGCAGGGATCAGTTACCTTGATGCCCAAGTAGGGAAAGTCATTGATGAACTTGATCGGCTGGGGTTAGGTGACAACACCATCATCGTCTTCTGGTCAGATCATGGTTTTCATCTGGGTGAGCATGGTCTGTGGTGCAAGACTTCGAATTTTGAAAATGATGCGCACGTACCTTTGATGATCTCTGTTCCAAAAATGAAACAGGAGGGTACAGCTTCCAAAGCATTGGTAGAGTTACTTGACCTGTATCCCACGCTGGTCGAACTTTGCAACCTGCCTGACCCCGGCCCACTAGAAGGTAAAAGTCTCGTTCCACTACTCAATGATCCCACACAAAAGGGGAAAGCCGCGGCATACACGCAACACCCACGCCCCGCGTATTACAAAGGCAGTCCCCGATTGATGGGAGTCTCAGTCCGCACGCCCCGCTATCGATATACCGAGTGGCGGGATTTCAAAACAGGCGCAGTCGAAGCACGGGAACTTTATGACCATAGCGTGGATCCTAACGAAAACACCAACATTGCCGAATCTCCCTCCGACGATGTTCTGTTTCAAAAAGCGGTGAAACTACTAGAAAAACAATTCCCGCGCAAGAAACTGAATCGCGTGCACAGCCAATGA
- a CDS encoding GntR family transcriptional regulator, translated as MQIQLSEADGTPYYQQVTNQIKFLVASGRLEPHEQLPSVRGLAQQLTITPNTVARAYRELEAEGVVISKRGAGVFISNGVSPLSNKEKRRILNERMDALLTESRQLGVDEETLLKLLRQRSQKFDSHKEGVK; from the coding sequence ATGCAGATTCAATTATCAGAAGCGGATGGTACTCCCTATTACCAGCAGGTAACGAATCAGATCAAGTTTCTGGTTGCTTCCGGGCGTTTGGAACCACATGAGCAGCTCCCTTCTGTGCGCGGTCTTGCACAGCAATTAACAATCACTCCGAATACGGTGGCACGGGCTTACCGTGAGCTGGAAGCGGAAGGAGTCGTGATCTCAAAACGCGGTGCCGGCGTTTTCATTTCGAACGGTGTTTCCCCCCTATCAAACAAAGAAAAACGCCGTATTCTCAATGAGCGTATGGATGCTCTACTGACGGAATCACGTCAATTAGGAGTCGATGAAGAAACACTACTGAAGCTACTACGTCAGCGTAGCCAGAAATTTGATTCACACAAAGAGGGTGTAAAATGA